Proteins encoded by one window of Rubinisphaera margarita:
- a CDS encoding bifunctional folylpolyglutamate synthase/dihydrofolate synthase, which yields MINTYEDAVAWLYGRVNYERLGSNQYGASDFKLERMRRLLEALGNPQDRIPAVHIAGTKGKGTTAALVAAIAQEAGYKVGLFTSPHMNNIEERFVVNGQMVSTLRFIGLVQRMADYVDSLPESASGMMPTFFEFITAIAWQHFTEEQVDLVVLEVGLGGRLDSTNLCSPLVSAISSISLDHTRLLGSTVEQIAAEKAGIIKRGVPVVTSAETPAVRELFRNKARDLDCPYTELHTDFAFDVESPWTEAERQQKLVFYPLSEAGREGAEERLEVVFRKPGRVYGNNIALALGCIRELRKRGYTFNTEATQKAVRDIALPLRFEILQDRPLLIADAAHNPSSFENLITTVHAVFPGRPVTFLVAVSKDKDYATMCRSIPDTDRVIVTQYGGNERGLPAAQLLGCLRESHRGESLTFADPRTALAEALQSTPAEGVVVATGSLFLAAEIRTLVCPEQVCRQLSTQVA from the coding sequence ATGATCAATACGTATGAGGATGCCGTCGCCTGGCTGTATGGTCGGGTCAACTACGAGCGGCTGGGTTCGAACCAGTACGGGGCATCCGACTTCAAACTCGAACGGATGCGGCGTCTTCTCGAAGCATTGGGCAATCCGCAGGATCGAATTCCGGCTGTGCACATCGCTGGCACCAAAGGGAAGGGGACCACGGCGGCCCTCGTCGCCGCGATCGCACAGGAAGCCGGCTATAAAGTCGGGTTGTTTACGTCCCCTCACATGAACAACATCGAGGAGCGGTTCGTCGTTAATGGGCAGATGGTTTCCACGCTTCGATTCATCGGGCTCGTCCAGCGAATGGCGGACTATGTCGACAGCCTGCCAGAATCCGCCAGCGGAATGATGCCCACGTTCTTTGAATTCATCACTGCGATCGCGTGGCAGCATTTCACGGAAGAACAGGTCGACCTGGTTGTACTGGAAGTCGGTCTCGGCGGGCGGCTCGATTCGACGAACCTGTGTTCTCCACTCGTCTCGGCAATTTCCAGCATTTCGCTCGATCATACGCGTCTGCTCGGCTCGACTGTCGAGCAGATCGCCGCTGAGAAAGCCGGCATCATCAAACGTGGAGTTCCTGTCGTGACTTCTGCAGAGACACCGGCGGTCCGAGAGCTGTTTCGGAACAAAGCCCGTGATCTCGACTGCCCCTATACGGAACTCCACACCGACTTCGCGTTCGACGTGGAAAGCCCGTGGACGGAAGCCGAACGGCAACAGAAGCTCGTCTTCTATCCGCTTTCCGAGGCTGGTCGAGAGGGAGCCGAGGAACGGCTGGAAGTCGTGTTCCGGAAGCCCGGACGTGTTTACGGTAACAATATCGCTCTGGCGCTCGGCTGCATTCGCGAGCTGCGCAAACGGGGATACACGTTCAATACTGAAGCGACTCAAAAAGCTGTCCGTGACATTGCACTGCCGTTGCGATTCGAGATTCTCCAGGATCGACCGCTGCTGATTGCTGATGCCGCCCACAATCCGTCGTCGTTCGAAAACCTGATCACGACTGTCCACGCCGTCTTTCCCGGACGACCGGTTACATTCCTGGTAGCGGTCTCTAAAGATAAAGATTACGCGACAATGTGCCGATCGATTCCGGACACCGATCGTGTCATCGTGACCCAGTACGGGGGGAACGAACGCGGACTCCCGGCTGCTCAACTGCTTGGCTGCCTCCGTGAATCCCATCGTGGCGAATCGTTGACGTTCGCTGATCCTCGCACGGCTCTGGCGGAAGCGCTGCAGTCGACTCCCGCGGAAGGAGTGGTCGTCGCCACGGGTTCTCTCTTCCTGGCTGCTGAAATTCGTACTCTCGTCTGCCCGGAACAGGTCTGCCGGCAGCTCTCAACTCAGGTTGCTTAA
- a CDS encoding PSD1 and planctomycete cytochrome C domain-containing protein — MDLLRYATLGLMLVSVSTARAADIDFNRDIRPVLSDKCFLCHGPDETTREVGLRLDVRENAVEYGALVPGDAAASAIIERITSTDPDLVMPPPSTDKTMTPAEVAKMRQWIEQGAEYDQHWAFVPPERPELPEVENEALVHSPIDRFVLARLEKEGMSFSSQADRSTMIRRLYLDLTGLPPTLAAQHRWQNEPAADWDAKLVEHLLASPHYGEHWARWWLDAARYADSDGYEKDKQRSVWFYRDWVIDALNSNKPYNEFVIEQIAGDLIPGADQQSRIATGFLRNSMINEEGGADPEQFRVEGMFDRMDAIGKSILGLTTQCAQCHTHKYDPLQQSEYYQMFAAINGFHEAITTVYTPEQQEERKQIHARMASLEEQVKNRYPEWKQELKEWEKHLAEQQVDWQTVVPTEIPFEGQKFRILDDGSVLSESFAPAKSTVVLGTTLPAQEIKAVRLDLLTHPQLPHNGPGRSLYGTGALTEFEVNVTPKGEKVRKVKFVRAMADFNPAESHLPDAFRENDAENDHRVTGPIEYAIDGEKKTAWTTDIDPGRRNQDMHAIFVPEEPLNFDQEFELSWRLVQTHGGSNSDDNDSYIMGRYRFSVSDQDIPGEQTIPSPVEAVLAVPVEERTPQQWTTLLHHWRKTRPELAGVNAEFEELWKSYPAGHSQLTAQEMGEGRETFVMERGDFLSPGDQVTPGAPSFLNPFQDTEAPDRLDFARWLVSRDSPTTARALVNRIWQAYFENGIVSTPEDLGSQSPPPSHPLLIDWLAVEFMESGWDLKHLHRLIVTSNTYRQTSSASEQRRQKDPVNTLLSRGARFRVDAEIVRDIALTASGLLNPELGGESIYPPAPEFLFQPPASYGPKNWPLSPVEQQRRRSLYVHKYRSVPYPPLQVFDIPKGDAACVRRTRSNTPLQALVLLNEPQFVSFAQALTKRLLDESNGTDADRIQYGYRLALSREASPEEVEILTELLNAQRERIAADELKLDLLVDDEFCRTEVQRSEFAAWLIVARTLLNLDETITRQ; from the coding sequence ATGGATCTTCTTCGCTACGCAACCCTCGGTCTGATGCTCGTCTCCGTTTCCACGGCTCGAGCTGCTGACATCGATTTTAACCGTGATATTCGACCGGTTCTGTCCGACAAATGCTTTCTTTGTCATGGGCCCGATGAGACGACCCGGGAAGTCGGTTTGCGTCTGGATGTCCGCGAGAATGCTGTGGAGTATGGGGCGCTTGTTCCAGGGGATGCCGCCGCCAGTGCGATCATCGAACGGATTACATCGACCGATCCCGATCTCGTTATGCCTCCGCCCTCGACGGACAAGACGATGACACCTGCCGAGGTCGCAAAGATGCGGCAGTGGATCGAACAGGGGGCTGAGTACGACCAGCACTGGGCATTCGTGCCTCCCGAACGGCCCGAACTCCCTGAGGTCGAAAACGAAGCTCTCGTTCACAGCCCGATTGACCGGTTCGTCCTTGCGCGGCTCGAGAAGGAAGGAATGTCCTTCAGCTCCCAAGCCGACCGCTCGACGATGATTCGCCGATTGTATCTCGACCTGACTGGACTACCTCCCACGCTCGCCGCGCAGCATCGCTGGCAGAACGAACCAGCCGCTGACTGGGACGCAAAACTTGTCGAGCACTTGCTCGCCTCTCCTCATTATGGAGAGCACTGGGCCCGCTGGTGGCTCGATGCGGCCCGCTATGCCGATTCCGATGGTTACGAAAAGGACAAACAGCGGAGCGTCTGGTTCTACCGCGACTGGGTGATTGATGCCCTCAACAGTAATAAGCCCTACAACGAGTTTGTCATCGAGCAGATCGCTGGTGATCTCATTCCGGGAGCCGATCAGCAGAGCCGGATCGCGACCGGCTTCCTGCGGAACTCAATGATTAACGAAGAAGGCGGAGCCGATCCGGAGCAGTTCCGCGTTGAAGGCATGTTCGACCGGATGGACGCAATCGGCAAGTCGATCCTCGGCCTCACGACCCAGTGCGCTCAGTGTCACACGCATAAATACGACCCGTTGCAGCAGAGCGAATACTATCAAATGTTCGCGGCCATTAACGGGTTTCATGAAGCGATTACGACCGTCTACACGCCCGAGCAGCAGGAAGAGCGTAAACAGATTCACGCTCGCATGGCTTCGCTCGAGGAACAGGTCAAGAACCGCTATCCCGAGTGGAAGCAGGAACTCAAGGAATGGGAGAAGCACCTTGCTGAACAGCAGGTCGACTGGCAGACCGTTGTGCCGACCGAGATTCCCTTTGAGGGACAGAAGTTCCGCATCCTCGATGATGGATCGGTATTGAGCGAGAGTTTCGCGCCGGCGAAGTCGACCGTTGTTCTGGGCACGACGTTGCCCGCTCAGGAGATCAAAGCAGTAAGGCTCGATCTGCTGACTCATCCCCAGTTGCCGCACAACGGACCTGGCCGTTCCCTATATGGCACGGGAGCACTGACCGAGTTTGAAGTGAACGTGACGCCGAAAGGCGAAAAGGTTCGGAAGGTCAAGTTCGTTCGAGCGATGGCCGATTTCAACCCGGCAGAATCCCACTTGCCGGACGCCTTCCGCGAGAACGACGCCGAGAACGATCACCGGGTTACCGGACCGATTGAATATGCGATCGATGGCGAGAAGAAAACAGCCTGGACGACCGACATCGATCCCGGCCGACGCAATCAGGACATGCACGCGATCTTCGTTCCCGAGGAGCCGCTGAACTTCGATCAGGAGTTCGAGCTCAGCTGGCGACTGGTGCAGACTCACGGCGGTTCCAACTCCGACGACAACGATTCCTACATCATGGGACGCTATCGCTTCTCGGTGTCGGATCAAGACATTCCTGGCGAGCAGACAATTCCGTCACCGGTGGAAGCGGTGCTGGCCGTCCCCGTAGAAGAACGGACTCCTCAGCAGTGGACCACACTCCTTCACCATTGGCGTAAGACCCGACCCGAACTGGCCGGGGTGAACGCCGAGTTCGAGGAACTCTGGAAATCCTACCCAGCGGGTCATTCTCAGCTGACCGCTCAGGAAATGGGCGAGGGACGCGAGACCTTTGTCATGGAACGGGGCGACTTTCTCAGCCCCGGGGACCAAGTCACTCCCGGTGCTCCGTCGTTCCTGAATCCATTCCAGGATACCGAAGCTCCGGATCGGCTCGACTTTGCCCGCTGGCTTGTCTCCCGCGATTCGCCGACGACCGCTCGCGCGCTCGTGAACCGAATCTGGCAGGCTTATTTTGAGAACGGAATCGTCTCGACACCGGAAGATCTCGGGTCGCAGTCGCCGCCACCTTCGCATCCGCTGCTCATCGACTGGCTCGCGGTCGAGTTCATGGAAAGTGGATGGGATCTCAAGCATCTTCATCGACTGATCGTCACATCGAATACGTATCGTCAGACCTCATCCGCATCTGAGCAGCGTCGTCAGAAAGACCCCGTCAATACACTGCTCTCGCGTGGAGCCCGCTTCCGTGTCGATGCCGAGATTGTCCGCGATATCGCTCTGACCGCCAGTGGGCTGCTCAATCCGGAACTGGGAGGCGAAAGCATCTATCCCCCTGCTCCGGAGTTTCTCTTTCAGCCTCCCGCCAGCTATGGCCCCAAGAACTGGCCGCTCTCCCCGGTTGAGCAACAGCGTCGCCGAAGTCTCTATGTGCATAAATACCGTTCCGTCCCCTACCCGCCGCTGCAGGTGTTCGACATCCCCAAGGGGGACGCCGCCTGTGTTCGCAGAACGCGCAGCAATACGCCGCTGCAGGCTCTCGTGCTGCTGAATGAACCTCAGTTCGTCTCGTTTGCCCAGGCGCTGACGAAACGGCTCCTCGACGAAAGCAATGGGACCGATGCCGATCGTATTCAATATGGTTATCGACTTGCGTTGAGCCGCGAGGCATCTCCGGAAGAAGTGGAGATCCTGACGGAGCTGCTTAACGCCCAGCGGGAGCGGATTGCTGCTGACGAACTCAAACTCGATCTGCTCGTTGACGACGAATTCTGTCGGACCGAAGTGCAACGGTCTGAGTTCGCTGCCTGGCTGATTGTCGCCCGGACGCTGCTGAACCTCGACGAAACCATTACCCGTCAGTAA
- a CDS encoding putative signal transducing protein produces the protein MTEPFSDNDLHRLDQRIVEAYRATDASEAQLIINALEAQGIRAHMAGSNTAGGYAEVVGWHASPQVLVFENDVEAARKIIADATRDFEGRTADEE, from the coding sequence ATGACCGAACCGTTTTCCGACAACGACCTTCATCGCCTCGACCAGCGAATTGTCGAGGCCTATCGAGCCACCGACGCCTCGGAAGCTCAACTGATCATCAATGCCCTGGAGGCGCAGGGGATCCGGGCTCACATGGCTGGTTCGAACACCGCTGGAGGCTACGCTGAAGTCGTCGGCTGGCACGCCTCGCCGCAAGTGCTCGTCTTCGAAAATGATGTGGAAGCGGCTCGTAAAATCATCGCCGATGCCACTCGAGATTTCGAAGGCCGCACGGCTGACGAAGAATGA
- a CDS encoding outer membrane protein assembly factor BamB family protein: MSSHCRLSLSACLLILLAGCGKRTPVETVSPETSGVEFAERSLAHLDGEWPGWRGLDHNGVAVNCSVPTSWGEDQAIRWRVPVPGRGHSSPTVVEDRIYLATATDQPDQQSILAYDRESGEQLWKTIISEGGFPPAGQMHSKSTHANGTVACDGERVFGAFLHHDKVLAYGLDAATGDLDWTQELGAFNSKFGYAPSPVLYHSLVIFAADNQGGGYLAALDHETGGIAWRIERAAVSSYSSPTVASVGGRDQLLIPGTGYVTSYDPRSGEQLWQTLGTAEATCGTVVTSADAIFASGGFPQKQTVAFSPAGQLLWSSRTSLYEPSLIALDGYLYGVTDNGIACCWNQTDGQELWKERLQGGFSASPVACGDHILVSNLQGDTYVFKADPSSYQEVAVNKLGTDCYASPAIVGNQLFLRVGIGSGNARREELICIEVPSPSPTEADAPISQVIP; this comes from the coding sequence ATGAGTTCTCACTGCCGACTCAGTCTCTCAGCTTGCCTGCTCATCCTGCTCGCCGGATGCGGAAAGCGGACGCCGGTCGAGACTGTTTCTCCGGAAACGTCGGGCGTCGAGTTTGCAGAGCGATCGCTTGCTCATCTCGACGGCGAATGGCCGGGCTGGCGGGGACTTGATCACAACGGTGTCGCCGTGAATTGCAGTGTTCCCACGAGCTGGGGAGAGGACCAGGCGATCCGCTGGCGTGTGCCCGTGCCGGGACGCGGACACAGTTCACCGACAGTCGTCGAAGATCGTATCTACCTCGCGACCGCCACTGATCAACCTGATCAGCAATCGATTCTGGCTTACGACCGCGAGAGTGGGGAGCAACTCTGGAAGACAATCATCAGCGAAGGGGGTTTCCCTCCGGCCGGGCAGATGCATTCCAAGAGCACCCACGCCAACGGCACGGTCGCCTGCGATGGCGAGCGTGTTTTCGGAGCATTTCTGCATCACGACAAGGTTCTTGCCTACGGACTCGATGCGGCCACAGGAGACCTCGACTGGACGCAGGAACTCGGAGCATTCAACTCGAAGTTCGGCTACGCCCCTTCGCCGGTGCTTTATCATTCGCTTGTCATCTTCGCCGCAGACAATCAGGGGGGAGGCTACCTGGCTGCTCTTGATCACGAAACTGGCGGGATCGCCTGGCGGATTGAACGCGCCGCGGTGAGTTCTTATTCATCTCCCACCGTGGCCTCCGTTGGAGGAAGGGATCAGCTTTTGATTCCGGGAACGGGCTACGTGACCAGTTACGATCCGAGATCGGGTGAACAGCTGTGGCAGACCCTGGGGACGGCCGAAGCGACGTGCGGCACGGTCGTCACTTCAGCGGATGCCATCTTCGCCAGCGGCGGATTCCCTCAGAAGCAGACCGTGGCGTTTTCGCCAGCGGGTCAACTACTGTGGTCTTCCCGAACGAGTTTGTACGAGCCGTCGCTAATCGCACTCGATGGTTATCTCTACGGCGTAACAGACAACGGGATCGCCTGCTGCTGGAACCAGACCGATGGTCAGGAGCTCTGGAAAGAGCGACTGCAGGGCGGATTCTCGGCGTCGCCGGTCGCCTGCGGAGATCATATTCTCGTCTCCAATTTGCAGGGAGACACCTACGTTTTTAAAGCCGATCCGAGCAGCTACCAGGAAGTGGCTGTCAACAAACTCGGAACCGATTGCTATGCCAGTCCGGCGATCGTCGGCAATCAGCTGTTTCTCCGAGTTGGAATCGGTTCCGGGAATGCCCGCCGGGAAGAGCTGATCTGTATTGAAGTCCCTTCCCCTTCTCCCACGGAGGCGGATGCCCCTATTTCTCAGGTGATTCCATGA
- a CDS encoding DUF1501 domain-containing protein, which yields MQNYESISQRNSIARRWFLQQCGIGLGGIALSDLLADSAQAANASADPLAPKKPHYPAKAKNVILLFMGGGPSQFEMFDYKPTLEKLDGTLPPADLLKGYRAAFINPNSKLLGPKYPFSKHGESGAELSDQLPHLAKVADDICIIRSMKTDAFNHAPGQLLMSTGSQQFGRPSMGSWVTYGLGSESRNLPAYIVFNSGKKGPSAGAGNWSSGFLPTVHTGVEFRTSGDPVLYLSNPPGVDDTMQRATLDAVNTLNRRQLDVVGDPEIATRVSSYEMAFRMQATAPEAMNLASEPKHVLDMYGAEPNKASFANNCLLARRLVQRGVRFVQLFHESWDQHGGLTKGIADNCKDTDQAAAALVADLKQQGLLDETLVIWGGEFGRTPMVQGGNDGRDHHPNSFSMWLAGGGIKPGMTYGATDELGFNVGENPVHVHDLHATILQLLGFDHKRLTFRLQGRDFRLTDVHGNVVKEILA from the coding sequence ATGCAAAATTACGAATCGATCTCTCAACGGAACAGTATTGCCCGCCGCTGGTTTCTCCAGCAGTGTGGCATCGGTCTGGGCGGAATCGCTCTGTCCGATCTGCTGGCTGATTCCGCACAGGCCGCGAATGCCTCGGCTGATCCGCTGGCTCCGAAGAAGCCGCATTACCCCGCGAAGGCGAAGAACGTCATCCTGCTGTTTATGGGAGGCGGGCCGAGTCAGTTCGAGATGTTCGACTACAAGCCGACGCTCGAAAAGCTGGATGGGACGTTGCCCCCTGCTGACCTGCTCAAAGGCTATCGAGCGGCCTTCATCAACCCGAACTCCAAACTGCTCGGGCCAAAGTATCCGTTCTCAAAGCACGGCGAGTCGGGGGCGGAGCTCTCTGATCAGCTGCCGCATCTGGCGAAGGTTGCCGATGACATCTGCATTATCCGCTCGATGAAGACCGATGCCTTCAACCATGCTCCCGGTCAACTCCTGATGAGCACCGGCTCGCAGCAGTTCGGTCGTCCCAGTATGGGGTCCTGGGTCACTTATGGTCTGGGGAGCGAATCGCGGAATCTGCCCGCCTACATTGTGTTCAACAGCGGGAAGAAAGGTCCCAGTGCCGGAGCCGGGAACTGGAGTAGCGGCTTTCTGCCAACCGTTCACACCGGGGTCGAGTTTCGAACCAGCGGCGATCCCGTGCTCTATCTTTCCAACCCCCCCGGCGTCGACGATACGATGCAGCGGGCGACTCTGGATGCGGTCAATACGTTGAACCGCCGGCAACTTGATGTTGTGGGCGATCCTGAAATCGCGACTCGCGTCAGCTCCTACGAGATGGCATTTCGCATGCAGGCGACTGCTCCGGAAGCTATGAATCTGGCGAGTGAGCCGAAACATGTGCTCGATATGTACGGAGCCGAACCGAATAAGGCCTCGTTCGCCAACAACTGTCTGCTCGCGCGACGTCTCGTCCAGCGCGGAGTCCGTTTCGTCCAGTTGTTTCACGAATCCTGGGATCAGCACGGCGGACTGACAAAAGGAATCGCTGATAACTGCAAAGACACCGATCAGGCCGCCGCGGCACTTGTCGCCGATTTGAAGCAGCAGGGCCTGCTCGATGAAACTCTCGTCATCTGGGGAGGCGAATTCGGCCGGACTCCCATGGTTCAGGGCGGCAACGATGGTCGCGACCATCACCCGAACTCGTTCAGCATGTGGCTCGCCGGAGGCGGGATCAAGCCCGGAATGACGTACGGGGCCACAGATGAGCTGGGCTTTAATGTGGGTGAGAATCCGGTGCATGTCCACGACCTGCACGCCACGATTCTGCAGCTGCTGGGGTTTGACCACAAGCGGCTCACATTCCGGCTGCAGGGCCGCGATTTCCGATTGACCGATGTGCACGGGAATGTGGTGAAAGAGATCCTCGCCTGA
- a CDS encoding Gfo/Idh/MocA family protein, whose amino-acid sequence MSSQNSRRDFLKMTTAAAAGATMPYWFTSAARSNYVAANERPVLGCIGTGSRWGAVGPQAMKFSDCAAVCDVDANHAGAGKERVQKEQGSDRMVDVYEDYRKIIERDDIDIVTIVTPDHWHTKIAIEAMQAGKDVYCEKPLTLTIEEGRQIIKALDQTKAVFQVGTQQRTEMGQRFLKAVAIIKEGRIGQLKEVTCAIGGVGASGPIPVAEVPKGLNWEMWLGQAPLVDYRFKETSGRWNASNCHYEFRWWYEYSGGKMTDWGAHHIDIAQWAIEQQDPKARLAAIEPIEAVHDVELKDGMPVQDDRYNVALQFTVKTRFNNGVILNIREKAEDLGFDNGIMFEGTEGRLFVNRGKLAGAPVEELSSNPLPEDAIEKIYGSKPTSHMENFFNCVKSRELPISDVYSHHRAMTTCHLANIAIRLDRSLNWDAENEQIVGDEQANNWQSREQRKGYEIKV is encoded by the coding sequence ATGAGTTCGCAGAATTCCCGTCGCGACTTTCTCAAAATGACGACCGCCGCCGCTGCCGGCGCAACAATGCCCTACTGGTTCACCAGCGCAGCCCGCTCGAACTACGTGGCTGCCAACGAACGCCCTGTTCTGGGGTGTATCGGCACTGGTTCCCGCTGGGGCGCAGTCGGTCCGCAGGCCATGAAGTTCAGCGACTGTGCCGCCGTCTGTGATGTGGACGCAAATCATGCCGGAGCCGGAAAAGAACGTGTGCAGAAGGAACAGGGCAGCGATCGCATGGTCGATGTCTACGAAGACTATCGCAAGATCATCGAGCGGGACGATATCGACATCGTCACCATCGTTACGCCGGACCACTGGCATACCAAGATCGCCATCGAAGCCATGCAGGCCGGCAAAGACGTCTACTGCGAAAAGCCGCTCACACTGACGATTGAAGAAGGTCGTCAGATCATCAAGGCGCTCGATCAGACCAAAGCCGTCTTTCAGGTTGGAACCCAGCAGCGAACGGAAATGGGACAGCGGTTCCTCAAAGCCGTAGCGATCATCAAGGAAGGTCGCATCGGTCAGTTGAAAGAGGTGACCTGCGCGATCGGAGGAGTCGGTGCCAGCGGACCGATTCCTGTGGCCGAGGTGCCGAAGGGACTCAACTGGGAAATGTGGCTCGGACAGGCTCCGCTCGTCGATTATCGATTCAAAGAAACGAGTGGACGCTGGAACGCCTCGAACTGTCATTACGAATTCCGCTGGTGGTACGAATACTCTGGCGGCAAAATGACCGACTGGGGGGCCCATCATATCGACATCGCTCAGTGGGCCATCGAGCAACAGGATCCGAAAGCCCGCCTGGCAGCCATCGAGCCAATCGAGGCTGTGCACGATGTTGAACTCAAAGACGGAATGCCAGTTCAGGATGACCGCTACAACGTTGCGCTCCAGTTCACGGTGAAAACCCGCTTCAACAACGGCGTGATTCTCAATATCCGTGAAAAGGCTGAAGACCTTGGGTTCGACAACGGCATCATGTTCGAAGGAACCGAAGGCCGGCTGTTCGTGAATCGCGGCAAACTCGCCGGGGCTCCAGTCGAGGAGCTGTCGAGCAATCCACTACCTGAAGATGCCATCGAAAAGATCTACGGCAGCAAGCCCACTTCACACATGGAGAACTTCTTCAACTGCGTGAAGTCTCGCGAGCTTCCGATCTCCGATGTCTATTCGCATCATCGAGCCATGACGACCTGTCACCTGGCGAATATCGCGATCCGTCTCGATCGCTCCCTGAACTGGGATGCCGAGAACGAACAGATCGTCGGCGACGAACAGGCCAACAACTGGCAGTCGCGCGAACAGCGGAAGGGCTACGAGATCAAAGTCTGA
- a CDS encoding thioredoxin family protein, with translation MSIRLSFALILLCCAFPLQSEAGKYNPDRSIGDQFAGFESLPATDGKTYSSSDFEDARALVIVFTCNSCPYALDYEERLKAFEEKWGSDQRVQLVAINCNLVPSDSLEKIKERDEEQGFNFIYLFDESQQTGKALGALRTPECFVLDQDRKIVYMGAFDDSTNAAEVETRYVENAVEAVLRGNSPVPAETPPIGCLIRYKRRR, from the coding sequence ATGTCGATTCGGCTTTCATTCGCTCTGATTCTGCTCTGCTGTGCTTTTCCGCTCCAGAGCGAAGCGGGCAAGTACAATCCGGACCGGAGTATCGGAGATCAGTTCGCGGGCTTCGAGTCCCTCCCGGCTACGGACGGGAAGACCTATTCCTCCTCTGACTTTGAAGACGCGAGGGCACTGGTCATCGTCTTCACCTGCAATAGTTGCCCCTACGCGCTCGACTACGAAGAGCGGCTCAAAGCATTCGAAGAAAAGTGGGGCAGCGACCAGCGCGTACAGCTCGTGGCGATCAACTGTAATCTCGTTCCGTCCGATTCGCTGGAGAAGATAAAGGAGCGTGACGAAGAACAGGGCTTCAACTTCATTTATCTGTTCGATGAATCGCAACAGACCGGCAAAGCATTGGGAGCGCTGCGAACGCCCGAGTGCTTTGTTCTCGATCAGGACCGAAAGATCGTCTACATGGGGGCGTTCGACGACAGCACGAACGCCGCTGAGGTAGAGACTCGTTACGTCGAGAATGCGGTCGAAGCGGTGCTGCGGGGAAACAGCCCTGTGCCTGCCGAGACTCCGCCAATCGGCTGTCTGATTCGGTACAAACGTCGTCGATGA